One Ictalurus furcatus strain D&B chromosome 25, Billie_1.0, whole genome shotgun sequence DNA window includes the following coding sequences:
- the LOC128601594 gene encoding coiled-coil domain-containing protein 190, with product MRRTDWLVWPSEALKREERRAEARLAHGIQRLDEAKRYHLNTLTREQHGLHRHLIALNTGNRWRGLNSVGSRPSNHDLTHPAVSYSKTRLPIIPPADRETNRHRSGKPQSICSLQARVQDFLSSGENRADNATMPVCLPDLKPRPPSSMLPPANPERENKAGDRDGQNKKHRARGREGLRSALETRGFSSKDSQRENDQIVASYTEKEEEMTVTIPYSTPLSPLSDTHASDGQLRMVHTLPNFVQALAEARKARYIRYRGHPLCERELSIREIFSSNSKDTNNTH from the exons ATGCGTCGTACAGACTGGTTAGTGTGGCCAAGCGAGGCCctgaagagagaggagaggagggctGAAGCCAGGCTGGCTCATGGGATACAACGGCTCGATGAGGCCAAACGCTACCACCTGAACACGCTGACCCGAGAGCAACACGGACTACACCGCCATCTCATCGCCCTTAACACAG GTAACCGGTGGAGAGGCTTAAACTCTGTGGGATCACGACCCTCCAATCATGATCTCACCCACCCTGCTGTGTCCTATAGCAAGACTCGTTTACCCATAATCCCACCTGCAGACAGGGAGACAAACAGGCATAG GTCTGGGAAGCCACAGTCCATCTGCTCCCTGCAGGCTCGCGTTCAGGACTTTCTCAGCAGTGGTGAAAACAGGGCTGATAACGCTACAATGCCTGTATGTCTGCCAGACCTCAAACCACGGCCCCCAAGCAGCATGCTTCCTCCAGCcaacccagagagagagaacaaggcTGGAGATAGGGATGGACAGAATAAGAAACACAGGGctagagggagggagggattgAGGTCAGCACTGGAAACACGTGGATTTAGTTCAAAAGACAGTCAAagagaaaatgatcaaatagtAGCAAGTTAtacagaaaaagaagaggagatGACAGTAACAATACCCTACTCTACTCCTCTTTCTCCCCTCTCTGACACCCACGCTTCTGATGGCCAGTTGAGGATGGTTCACACACTGCCTAATTTTGTGCAAGCACTGGCAGAGGCACGCAAAGCCCGATACATACGATACAGAGGACATcctttgtgtgagagagagctgaGCATCAGAGAAATATTCTCAAGCAACTCCAAAGACACAAATAACACTCACTAA